The Terriglobales bacterium region GATGGAAGTGAAGAGATGGGCGATGTGCGCCTGCGGCCACGTCTGCGAGTTTTCCATGCGCGTCATTTATACTTCCTGGTTCGCCGGATGCGTCTCGTTTGTCATCCATTTAGACGAGCGAACTGGAAATCTGTGAGCTTCGACGAAAACCTCAACACAAAGGGCACAAAGGACGCGGCCGAGGGCACCATCACCCCACCACGCCAAAACCGGGCGTGCCGGGGACCCCGGGGCCGCGCCACGTGAATCATTCAAGCAGGTCCCTCACGGCTGAAGCCGTTCGGGATGACAATCGTTTATAAGAGGCAGTCATGAAGATCCTGGTGTGCATGAAGCAGGTGCCGCAGAAAGATGCGCCGCTCAAGGTCAACGAGAGCGGGAAATGGATCCGCGAAGACCTGTCGTACGAGGTGAACGAGCCGGACGCCTACGCGCTGGAAGAGGCGCTGCGGCAGAAGGAGAAGAACGGGGGCGAGGTGGTGGCCATCACCGCCGGCCCGGGGCGGGCGCAGCAGGTGCTGCGGGAGGCGCTGGCCAAGGGCGCCGACCGGGCCATCCACCTGGAAGGCGACGAGTTCACCGGCCTGGACGCCATGAACACCGCCAAGGCGTTCGCGGCCGCGGTCAAGGACGAGCAGTTCGACCTGATCTTCACCGGGCTGCAATCGGACGACTACGGCTTCGCGCAGACGGGCGTGATCCTGTCGGAGCTGCTGGGCTGGCCGCACGCCACCATCATCATGCAGATCGAGAAGAAGGGCGCGGGCATCCGGGTGAAGCGCGAGCTGGAGGCCGGGTTCTTCCAGTTCGTGGAGATGCCGCTGCCGGCGGTGCTGACCATCCAGTCGGGCATCAACAAGCTGAGGTACGCGACGCTGATCGGCATCAAGCAGGCGAAGAACAAGCCTCTGCGCAAGGTGACGTTTGCGGAGGCACAGCCGGCGCTGGGGCCGAACCAGCAGAAGATCGAGAAGCTGTACGTGCCGCAGAAGACCAAGAAAACCGAAATGCTGGCCGGGGCGCCGGCGGAAGTGGCGAAGAAGCTGGTGGAAAAACTGAGGAACGAGGTGCGGGTACTGTGAGCGAGCCAAAGCACAACGCGGAGACCCACCCCAGGGACCGGGAGTGGCAGCGGGGCACCGAGTTGCTGTTGACCGGGATCGTCATCGGGGTCTTCGGGCTGTTATTCGGGGTGGTGTTCATCCCCGAGGACCTGCGGGCAGGGAGCGATTTCTGGATCATCATCGCGACCCTGGAGACGCTGCTGGCGGCGGGGCTGATCGTCGCCGGGTTCGCGATGAAACATCGCGCCAGCCTGGAGCGGGCGCTTGAGCAGCAGGAGCAGTAGCGAGCACCAGGTACCAAGCAACAAGTGTGAACTCATAAAGGATTGTTATGGCTGACAGCATTCTTGTGGTCGTGGAGCAGAGGGAAGGAAAGCTGAACCGGGTTTCGCTGGAGACGGTGCGGGCAGCACAGATGATCGCCGCCGAGACCAAGTGGGAGATCGAGGCGGCGGTAGTGGGCAGCGGAATCGCGGGCATCGCCGGGGAGATCGCGGCCACGGCGGTGAAGAAGGTCTACGCCATCGAGAACGCGGCGCTCGCAGCCTACACGCCCGACGGATTCGTGCAGGCACTGCGCGGCTTCCTCGATGCGAAGAAGCCGAAGCTGGTGCTGATGCCGCACACCTACCAGGTGCGCGACTTCGTGCCGCAACTGGCGACCTCGATGGGGCGGACGATGGTGAGCGATTGCATCGGCTTCCGCAGCGAAGGCGGCAAGCTGGTGTTCACCCGGCAGATGTTCCAGGGCAAGTTCGCCGCCGACATCGCGCTGGAGAGCGAGGCACCCTGGTTCGTCACCTTCCAGGCGGGCGCCTTCCGCGCCGACCAGGTGCAGCCGGGCAGTGCGGGGGCCCCGGTCGAGACCGTGCAGGCCGGCGTGGACGCCGCCCAGATCCGCACCAAGCCGGAAGCGCCGTTCAAGGAGGCCAAGGCGGCGGTGGACCTGACGCAGGCGGAGATCATCGTGGCCGTGGGGCGAGGGATCAAGGAACAGAAGAACATCGAGATCGCCAAGCAGCTGGCGGACGCCCTGGGCGGAGAACTGGCGGCGTCGCGTCCCATTTGCGACAACGGCTGGCTGCCGATGGAGCGGCAGATCGGGTCGTCGGGGCAGACGGTGGCGCCCAAGCTGTATCTGGCGCTGGGCATCAGCGGGGCGATCCAGCACATCGTTGGAATGAAGGGATCGAAGACCATCATCGCAGTGAACAAAGATGGCGAAGCGCCGATCTTCGAGATTGCGGATTTTGGCGTGGTCGGGAACCTGTTTGACGTCGTGCCGCCGCTGGTTGAGGAAATTAAGAAAGCTAAAGCAGGGGCTTAACCCCGTGGGCGACCGCATCAAGAATACGGGCGCATTCCTGGGAGGTATCTCTCTGGTGTTCGGC contains the following coding sequences:
- a CDS encoding electron transfer flavoprotein subunit beta/FixA family protein — protein: MKILVCMKQVPQKDAPLKVNESGKWIREDLSYEVNEPDAYALEEALRQKEKNGGEVVAITAGPGRAQQVLREALAKGADRAIHLEGDEFTGLDAMNTAKAFAAAVKDEQFDLIFTGLQSDDYGFAQTGVILSELLGWPHATIIMQIEKKGAGIRVKRELEAGFFQFVEMPLPAVLTIQSGINKLRYATLIGIKQAKNKPLRKVTFAEAQPALGPNQQKIEKLYVPQKTKKTEMLAGAPAEVAKKLVEKLRNEVRVL
- a CDS encoding electron transfer flavoprotein subunit alpha/FixB family protein, which produces MADSILVVVEQREGKLNRVSLETVRAAQMIAAETKWEIEAAVVGSGIAGIAGEIAATAVKKVYAIENAALAAYTPDGFVQALRGFLDAKKPKLVLMPHTYQVRDFVPQLATSMGRTMVSDCIGFRSEGGKLVFTRQMFQGKFAADIALESEAPWFVTFQAGAFRADQVQPGSAGAPVETVQAGVDAAQIRTKPEAPFKEAKAAVDLTQAEIIVAVGRGIKEQKNIEIAKQLADALGGELAASRPICDNGWLPMERQIGSSGQTVAPKLYLALGISGAIQHIVGMKGSKTIIAVNKDGEAPIFEIADFGVVGNLFDVVPPLVEEIKKAKAGA